In Pseudoalteromonas carrageenovora IAM 12662, the following proteins share a genomic window:
- a CDS encoding DUF3025 domain-containing protein yields MKRFTPPEQWQVSSLQTGAFSHLRELFKVDELTNWPAPQWFSPFLKAINANNIAISFEDDAKVDFGDRYYEQVIFETGVVPTRAENWHDLFGGFIWCLFPKTKALINQRHVQDIAQYGLQKRTKHRNALTLFDECGVVLAISDTKWIELLREHQWKAAFVDNKNEWGKTIKPFMFGHANYEMLTKPYIGLTGKALFVSMPDEIFCKDLVTQYQYLDQALYEMINTDNCLADNKQLSPLPLLGVPGWHDENQDASFYDNTDYFRAKRRIRT; encoded by the coding sequence ATGAAACGCTTTACTCCTCCAGAGCAATGGCAAGTGAGTAGTTTACAAACAGGCGCATTTTCGCACTTACGTGAGCTATTTAAAGTAGACGAACTAACTAATTGGCCTGCACCTCAGTGGTTTTCTCCTTTTTTAAAAGCGATTAATGCTAATAATATTGCTATTAGTTTTGAAGACGACGCAAAAGTAGATTTTGGCGATAGGTATTACGAGCAGGTTATCTTTGAAACGGGTGTAGTGCCAACTCGTGCAGAAAATTGGCATGACTTATTTGGTGGTTTTATTTGGTGTTTATTCCCAAAAACTAAGGCACTGATCAACCAACGTCACGTGCAAGATATAGCGCAATATGGGCTACAAAAACGAACCAAACACAGAAATGCACTCACTTTATTTGATGAATGCGGCGTTGTATTAGCCATTAGCGACACAAAGTGGATTGAGCTACTTCGCGAGCACCAATGGAAGGCAGCTTTTGTTGATAATAAAAACGAGTGGGGTAAAACAATAAAGCCGTTCATGTTTGGTCATGCAAATTACGAAATGCTTACCAAGCCTTATATAGGATTAACGGGTAAAGCGTTGTTTGTAAGTATGCCCGATGAAATATTTTGTAAAGATTTAGTTACTCAATATCAGTACCTAGACCAAGCCCTTTATGAGATGATTAATACTGACAACTGTTTAGCTGATAACAAACAGCTTTCACCTTTGCCTTTATTAGGTGTGCCAGGTTGGCATGATGAAAATCAAGACGCGTCATTTTACGACAATACAGACTATTTTAGAGCGAAACGAAGGATACGAACATGA
- a CDS encoding M28 family metallopeptidase: protein MKRYFSLTLLAGAVLAGCATTSITSTDVTKGYNSIKANELAKHVKVLASDEFGGRAPSSPGEKLTLDYLTSQFKALGLEPGNGDSYLQEVPLVSLEADANMVLSIGGKDYQYKKDMVMGSSRISAQEGIENSELVFVGYGVNAPEYNWNDYEGLDVKGKTVVMLVNDPGFATKDPALFTGDAMTYYGRWTYKYEEASRQGAAGAIIIHETAPASYPWSVVENSWSGEQFGFQKENNNMDRVAVEGWVTSDVAKELFTKAGLDFETVKANAAKGAYNVDMGDLTASVSVKNTIKKSVSYNFIATLPGSEKPEEHVIYSAHWDHLGTDKTRKGDQIYNGAHDNATGTAGLIEVAEAFTQLPKHPSRSMTFLAVTAEEQGLLGSKYYAANPVIAANKTVANINMDSLNLLGKVKDMNVVGIGKSQMDEFLTTAAKEQGRTISGDPKPSSGGYYRSDHFAFANMGIPAMYAGGGTVAADEDTANYRKRMSLVLRGCYHQPCDRYRDEWDLSGAVQDLQLFYKVGFNISEQEQWPTWNANSEFQRK, encoded by the coding sequence ATGAAACGTTATTTTTCTCTCACATTACTTGCAGGTGCTGTTTTAGCAGGCTGTGCAACAACAAGTATTACATCTACCGATGTAACTAAAGGCTATAACAGCATTAAAGCTAATGAACTGGCTAAACATGTAAAAGTACTCGCATCTGATGAATTTGGCGGACGCGCCCCTTCATCGCCTGGCGAAAAGCTAACGCTTGATTATTTAACATCGCAATTTAAAGCCCTAGGTTTAGAGCCAGGCAATGGCGACAGCTACTTACAAGAAGTTCCTCTTGTGTCGCTTGAGGCTGATGCAAACATGGTATTAAGTATTGGTGGGAAAGATTACCAATATAAAAAAGATATGGTTATGGGTAGTAGCCGTATTAGTGCACAAGAAGGCATTGAGAATTCTGAACTTGTATTTGTTGGCTACGGTGTAAATGCGCCAGAGTACAACTGGAATGATTACGAAGGGCTAGACGTTAAAGGCAAAACAGTGGTTATGCTTGTTAACGATCCGGGTTTTGCTACAAAAGATCCTGCGTTATTTACAGGCGATGCAATGACCTACTACGGACGCTGGACTTACAAGTACGAAGAAGCAAGCCGTCAAGGTGCAGCTGGAGCCATTATTATTCATGAAACAGCACCTGCATCTTACCCGTGGTCGGTTGTAGAAAACTCTTGGAGTGGTGAGCAATTTGGGTTTCAAAAAGAAAATAACAACATGGACCGTGTTGCCGTTGAAGGTTGGGTAACTAGTGATGTAGCAAAAGAGCTTTTTACTAAAGCTGGCCTTGATTTTGAGACTGTAAAAGCAAATGCAGCAAAAGGTGCTTATAACGTTGATATGGGCGATTTAACCGCATCAGTAAGTGTTAAAAATACAATTAAAAAATCGGTGTCGTACAACTTTATTGCAACCCTACCTGGTAGTGAAAAACCCGAAGAACATGTTATTTACTCTGCACATTGGGATCACTTAGGTACAGATAAGACCCGTAAAGGCGATCAAATTTATAATGGTGCACACGACAACGCAACGGGGACAGCTGGTCTTATTGAAGTAGCCGAAGCATTTACTCAATTACCTAAACACCCTAGCCGCTCAATGACCTTTTTAGCCGTTACTGCAGAAGAACAAGGTTTACTTGGTTCTAAATATTACGCAGCAAACCCTGTTATTGCAGCGAATAAAACCGTTGCTAACATAAATATGGATAGCTTAAACCTACTAGGTAAAGTTAAAGATATGAATGTAGTGGGTATTGGTAAATCGCAAATGGACGAATTTTTGACTACCGCAGCAAAAGAGCAAGGTAGAACAATATCTGGTGATCCAAAACCATCATCGGGTGGCTATTACCGCTCTGATCACTTTGCATTTGCAAATATGGGTATTCCTGCAATGTATGCAGGCGGTGGTACAGTAGCAGCCGATGAAGATACAGCAAATTATCGTAAACGTATGAGTTTAGTGCTTCGTGGTTGTTATCATCAGCCTTGTGATAGGTACCGCGATGAGTGGGATTTATCAGGCGCTGTTCAAGACTTACAATTATTTTATAAAGTAGGTTTTAATATATCTGAGCAAGAGCAATGGCCTACTTGGAATGCAAACTCAGAGTTTCAACGTAAATAA